The Podospora pseudocomata strain CBS 415.72m chromosome 1 map unlocalized CBS415.72m_1, whole genome shotgun sequence genome has a segment encoding these proteins:
- the MIH1 gene encoding m-phase inducer phosphatase (COG:D; EggNog:ENOG503NX7V; BUSCO:EOG09262FE3), producing METSSPLAAIRPAPPTFGQSNLFAPPLGPSPLGPGSMNIFQRQNPEYFNIKAVRGSSPAASLAADLSQNFKLNEASSPMFPTPRRALFTTATMMDGFKSREYLTTPPLAPSSSPGNVDMMDMSPLPQKSAFAGQVEVPSPTPSIPMSDDIMMESPIPQKTVMDTSKAVGAEARRKLGLMRPSLSRAKGYTTGAIPGRSNGDNQFPSLKLGGEVQLGSSPSTSMSLSECFQDSPPQQRRSLSANSPCMIMASNRPRPQFNLPGLSGVRNGSPISHSRKSSNPAGRPRRWTTRRSLSMFESAEEIMKPKEPDAALPEIEETQEPLLPYFMPEDEQDNIPRITRDTMLEVLDGKYSDQYQHKMIVDCRFEYEYEGGHIDGAINYNDKDLLADHLFRTPMPGRTLLIFHCEYSAHRAPLMARHIRSQDRQLNQEAYPRLTYPDVYILDGGYSGFFSEHQERCYPRAYVEMGAAGHEKTCERLMGRLKQQRKGLGRAQTYAFGDRIQDSPTAPGRAISRDCEFADLGQSPLGADRGPPRRMVSF from the exons ATGGAGACCTCTTCACCGTTGGCCGCCATCCGGCCGGCGCCTCCCACGTTTGGCCAGTCGAACTTGTTTGCTCCGCCCTTGGGTCCCAGCCCCTTGGGTCCTGGGTCTATGAATATCTTCCAACGTCAGAACCCGGAGTACTTTAACAtcaaggccgtccgaggcTCTTCTCCCGCGGCCTCGTTGGCGGCGGACCTGTCACAAAACTTTAAGCTCAATGAAGCCAG TAGCCCCATGTTTCCGACGCCGCGTCGCGCCCTATTTACCACGGCCACCATGATGGACGGATTCAAGTCTCGTG AATATCTTACCACGCCTCCATTGGcaccatcgtcgtcgccTGGTAATGTCGACATGATGGACATGTCACCATTGCCGCAGAAGAGTGCCTTTGCGGGCCAGGTCGAAGTGCCATCTCCAACACCGAGCATTCCTATGAGTGATGATATCATGATGGAGTCTCCCATCCCACAAAAGACTGTCATGGATACATCTAAGGCCGTTGGTGCCGA AGCCCGCAGAAAGCTTGGTTTGATGCGGCCATCTCTCAGCCGTGCCAAAGGTTACACTACGGGGGCCATCCCGGGTCGTTCCAATGGTGATAACCAGTTCCCCTCCCTAAAGCTCGGGGGTGAGGTGCAGCTCGGCTCCTCCCCTTCGACCTCGATGTCGCTGAGCGAATGTTTTCAGGACTCGCCTCCTCAACAGAGGCGGTCCCTCAGTGCTAATAGCCCTTGCATGATCATGGCAAGCAATCGCCCAAGGCCCCAGTTCAACTTGCCTGGTCTTAGCGGTGTCCGCAACGGATCACCAATCAGCCACTCTCGCAAGTCTTCGAATCCTGCCGGCCGGCCGCGGAGGTGGACGACTCGTCGCTCACTGAGCATGTTTGAAAGCGCCGAGGAGATTATGAAACCCAAGGAGCCCGACGCTGCTCTGCCCGAAATCGAGGAAACCCAGGAGCCACTGCTACCGTATTTCATGCCCGAAGATGAACAAGATAACATTCCTCGCATTACCCGCGACACCATGCTTGAAGTGTTGGACGGCAAATACAGCGACCAGTACCAACACAAGATGATCGTCGACTGTCGCTTCGAGTACGAATATGAGGGTGGTCACATTGATGGCGCCATCAACTACAATGATAAGGATCTTCTGGCAGACCATCTGTTTCGCACTCCCATGCCAGGGCGCACCCTTCTCATCTTTCACTGCGAATACTCTGCTCACCGTGCTCCACTCATGGCTCGCCATATCCGTTCCCAGGACCGACAACTGAACCAGGAGGCTTACCCGAGACTCACATACCCTGATGTTTACATTCTGGACGGGGGGTATAGTGGTTTCTTCTCTGAACACCAAGAACGCTGCTACCCTCGGGCGTATGTTGAGATGGGCGCCGCTGGGCACGAGAAGACTTGCGAGCGGCTGATGGGCCGCTTAAAGCAGCAGCGCAAAGGGCTGGGTCGTGCGCAAACGTATGCATTTGGTGATCGGATCCAGGATTCGCCAACTGCGCCAGGTCGTGCCATCAGCCGTGATTGTGAGTTTGCGGACCTTGGGCAATCGCCACTTGGAGCGGATCGTGGGCCTCCACGACGGATGGTCTCTTTCTAA
- the PRE10 gene encoding putative proteasome subunit alpha type-7 (COG:O; BUSCO:EOG092644WX; EggNog:ENOG503NU0E; MEROPS:MER0000553), whose product MQTSIGTGYDLSNSIFSPDGRNFQVEYAVKAVENGGTSIGIRCKDGVVLAVEKIVTSKLLKPGANKRIATVDRHLGVVCSSLFRFLSLRPSRPLTRPSHSQVYSGMLPDGRHFVDRARDEARSWRDNFKTPITTSDLASRMGNYLQAHTLYQSVRPFGITAIVGGFDAQEELPVDGQVGSGPSCGAGGKNPDKKYGGPFLYMIEPSGLYWGYYGAATGKGRQAAKAELEKLDLTGEGITLEEAVKEAARIIYVAHDDSKDKEFELEMSWISGRDGPTKGLHQEVPKALREEAERLAKKSLDDSDDEEEEKKEGDKMEE is encoded by the exons ATG CAGACGTCGATAGGAACAGGCTACGATCTCTCCAACTCCATCTTCTCTCCCGATGGCCGCAACTTCCAAGTCGAGTACGCCGTGAAGGCGGTCGAGAACGGCGGCACCTCGATCGGCATCCGGTGCAAGGACGGCGTCGTGCTCGCGGTGGAAAAGATTGTCACAtccaagctcctcaagccAGGTGCCAACAAGCGCATCGCGACCGTGGATAGACATTTGGGTGTTGTATGTTCCTCTCTCTTTCGTTTCCTCTCTCTTCGTCCATCCCGCCCGCTAACACGACCTTCCCACTCCCAGGTATACTCCGGCATGCTCCCCGACGGCCGGCACTTCGTAGACCGAGCCCGCGACGAAGCCCGCTCATGGCGCGACAACTTCAAGACCCCCATCACAACCTCCGACCTGGCCTCCCGTATGGGCAACTACCTCCAAGCCCACACCCTCTACCAGTCCGTCCGCCCCTTCGGCATTACCGCCATCGTAGGCGGCTTCGACGCCCAGGAGGAGCTCCCCGTCGACGGCCAAGTCGGCTCCGGCCCCTCGtgcggcgccggcggcaagAACCCCGACAAGAAATACGGCGGTCCTTTTCTCTACATGATTGAGCCCTCGGGTCTGTACTGGGGGTACTATGGTGCCGCTACCGGCAAGGGGAGACAGGCGGCCAAggctgagctggagaagctggaccTGACGGGCGAGGGGATCAccttggaggaggcggtcaaggaggcggcgaggattATCTATGTTGCGCACGATGACAGCAAGGATAAGGAGTTTGAGCTGGAGATGAGCTGGATCAGCGGGAGGGATGGTCCGACTAAGGGGTTGCATCAGGAGGTTCCCAaggcgttgagggaggaggcggagaggttggcgaagaagtcgCTGGAtgatagtgatgatgaggaggaggagaagaaggagggggataagATGGAGGAGTAA
- a CDS encoding uncharacterized protein (EggNog:ENOG503NV4J; BUSCO:EOG09262HKC; COG:S): MAAKIFVFGSINGQLQPAFSKLATLHAKNAFSFAIVTGNLFSSEQDDEQLTQILDGQIQIPCPTYFTVGTVPLPPRVVERIEKDEEIAPNLHYLGKRSTTKTSEGVRIVTLGGLLDSNIIAGLSKEQISPFHTEGDAKSLRGANSADILLTTTWPSDVWKNSPKAKEMSINSTTAPSNPAIAELCAALKPKYHLSMSPDDFCFEREPFFPEKAEEEQDKGIQLTRFISLASWGNTAKAKSMYAFTLNRDAIITPPAGSTMTPFYKPAATKRSAEDAGFSRFSHGDSRHERKSHRRHRERSPPPGPEKCFFCLCNPNLSTHMVGCIGEAAYLATAKGPLTTSETYKEHGLNFPGHFVITPVDHVATLSKTELGDEQSKTTFQEMKRFRESLQSMVSTLSKHKLGAVTWEISRSRNIHAHWQFLPVPIELVSKGLVEAGFRVLAEDMKLGKFVVKDFETADEVEGDYFRIWIWGEEDDEVEGGKVIGKSLLMQFGDEIRFDLQYPRKVMVKLLKLENRTFWQDVVQTEEEETADVAAFREAFKEWNFT; this comes from the exons ATGGCCGCCAAAAT CTTCGTGTTCGGCAGCATCAACGGTCAACTCCAACCAGCCTTCAGCAAACTAGCTACACTCCATGCGAAAAACGCCTTCAGTTTTGCCATCGTGACGGGCAACCTGTTCAGTAGCGAACAGGATGATGAGCAGCTCACACAGATCTTGGATGGGCAGATTCAAATCCCTTGCCCAACGTACTTCACAGTCGGCACtgttcctcttcccccacgTGTGGTCGAGAGAATCGAGAAAGACGAGGAAATTGCCCCTAATCTTCATTACCTCGGGAAGCGCTCAACTACAAAGACATCTGAAGGTGTCCGGATAGTCACACTCGGAGGCTTACTTGACTCGAACATTATTGCTGGTCTGTCTAAGGAACAGATCTCACCGTTTCACACTGAAGGCGATGCAAAGAGTCTCCGAGGAGCTAACAGTGCAGACATTCTCCTAACAACAACTTGGCCATCCGATGTCTGGAAGAATAGCCCAAAGGCTAAGGAGATgagcatcaacagcaccacaGCCCCTTCCAACCCAGCGATTGCGGAACTCTGCGCCGCCCTCAAGCCCAAGTATCACCTGTCCATGTCACCAGATGACTTTTGCTTCGAGAGAGAGCCTTTCTTTCCGGAgaaggcagaggaggaacagGACAAGGGTATTCAACTCACACGCTTTATCTCGTTGGCATCTTGGGGAAATACTGCCAAGGCCAAGTCGATGTACGCCTTTACCCTCAACAGAGATGCCATTATCACACCACCCGCCGGGAGCACAATGACCCCCTTCTACAAGCCTGCCGCCACGAAGCGGTCTGCTGAAGATGCCGGATTCTCGAGATTCTCACATGGAGACTCGCGACATGAGCGCAAGAGTCACCGTCGCCACCGCGAGCGTTCTCCGCCACCCGGACCGGAGAAATGCTTTTTTTGCCTGTGCAATCCAAATCTCTCAACACACATGGTTGGGTGTATCGGCGAGGCTGCCTATCTTGCTACTGCCAAGGGCCCTCTCACGACTAGCGAAACTTACAAGGAGCACGGTTTGAACTTTCCTGGTCACTTCGTCATCACGCCCGTTGACCACGTAGCGACGCTTAGCAAGACCGAGCTAGGGGACGAGCAGTCCAAGACCACGTTTCAGGAGATGAAGCGGTTCCGGGAGTCACTTCAGAGTATGGTATCAACACTTTCGAAGCACAAGCTCGGGGCTGTGACATGGGAAATCAGCCGATCAAGGAATATTCACGCTCATTGGCAGTTTTTGCCTGTGCCGATTGAGCTGGTCAGCAAAGGTCTGGTGGAGGCTGGGTTCCGCGTGTTGGCCGAGGATATGAAGCTGGGGAAGTTTGTGGTGAAGGACTTTGAGACCGCGGatgaggtggaaggggattATTTCCGGATTTGGAtctggggggaagaagatgatgaggtcgAGGGCGGGAAGGTTATTGGCAAGAGTTTGTTGATGCAATTTGGGGATGAGATCAGGTTTGATCTGCAGTATCCGCGCAAGGTTATGGTGAAGTTGCTGAAACTGGAGAATCGGACTTTCTGGCAGGATGTGGTGCagactgaggaggaggagacggcggaCGTTGCTGCGTTTAGGGAGGCGTTCAAGGAGTGGAACTTTACTTAG
- a CDS encoding uncharacterized protein (EggNog:ENOG503P1CT; COG:S), with product MAPFSFENPHICYHCSAIQLHLELKPQILCCFGCMYNGPGRTTDKGEYVCFECARPFSGTSGLDLRYCSTLPYDLSQALTAAESDHCEFYRWVIHRVTRFFKIQETPSGWKSKKAVGILTQRSRFELSGISNEVGRANLDIKFFSHWVDDDGNKHETRHNLGYFDAWDTGDDPSFGLVSSRPYVQDVKSAQSIDFARSSFETCMRSHPWCRTDQINHMTVSRWPGDALSYERIDPRDIPTRLLDIATGPSPGADAEYIKLIETIVDDKDGQLIEQIAQTGFIVLSYCWGGDQNSKLVASNLQTYKTEGIKLGQLDQSLQDAVWVARQIGIRYLWIDALCIPQDDLDGQGNNPDKAHEISRMASYYGRATLTILAASASRAVDGFLQNRQPATDFDMAPTYAQLIVSDNTKTNDDTPDKVHKILLAKQSPNPTIEPITTRGWTLQESLLSRRILIYGVNQLYWSCLNSFAGCGGKTTNLTNRTIPGMESLVPGVYPIGSLIDQPVYLQWNSIVKTYTQRFLSQPGDKLWAISALASHIVQVSAHRGEKPIYAAGLLVDEANPGTWLQQLLWYPDSIEGRDNKRPPGGRYRAPSWSWASLDGVVKVPSWRHEMEEYAAVEEWGVEPAVKGAMYGGLSGGYIFLRAVTQPICRIAGRCGDVVWAERLQTEGTGDDDFDWTYSRKGGNLEGAADSWVLVLLADSGECRSVIEIGLQDPGVGARILLVGLSSLSTGQLVGVRGIIVEQTVDDDELRFCKRRGSFRLKMGKLANGGQDLAAKFFKKGTKQTLRIL from the coding sequence ATGGCGCCTTTCAGTTTTGAGAATCCACATATCTGCTACCACTGCTCAGCCATACAACTTCATCTCGAACTGAAACCCCAGATTCTCTGCTGCTTCGGGTGTATGTATAATGGTCCAGGCAGGACTACAGATAAAGGCGAATATGTCTGCTTCGAGTGCGCACGCCCATTCTCAGGCACTAGTGGTTTAGATCTTCGCTACTGCTCAACCTTGCCTTACGATCTCTCACAGGCCCTGACCGCTGCCGAGTCTGACCATTGCGAGTTCTATCGCTGGGTTATTCACAGAGTCACTCGCTTCTTCAAGATCCAGGAAACACCAAGCGGCTGGAAGTCCAAAAAAGCAGTTGGAATTCTAACGCAAAGGTCACGTTTCGAACTTTCCGGAATATCGAATGAGGTTGGGAGAGCCAATCTAGATATCAAGTTCTTCAGCCAttgggttgatgatgatggcaacAAACATGAAACACGACATAACCTTGGATACTTTGATGCTTGGGATACGGGCGATGACCCGTCTTTCGGTCTCGTGTCGTCGCGGCCCTACGTGCAGGATGTCAAATCAGCCCAGTCGATCGACTTCGCTAGGTCATCTTTCGAAACATGCATGAGAAGCCATCCCTGGTGCAGAACCGATCAGATCAACCATATGACCGTGTCCCGCTGGCCGGGTGATGCCTTGTCCTACGAAAGGATAGACCCCAGGGACATACCCACCCGCCTCCTGGATATTGCCACCGGACCGTCCCCTGGGGCTGATGCAGAATACATCAAACTGATCGAAACCATAGTCGATGACAAAGACGGCCAGCTCATTGAGCAAATTGCCCAAACAGGCTTCATAGTTCTTTCCTACTGCTGGGGCGGTGATCAGAATTCCAAACTGGTCGCTTCCAACCTTCAAACCTACAAGACCGAAGGCATCAAGCTGGGCCAGCTAGACCAGTCTCTCCAAGACGCGGTCTGGGTCGCCAGGCAGATAGGAATCCGCTACCTCTGGATCGATGCTTTGTGCATCCCCCAAGATGATCTCGATGGCCAGGGAAACAACCCCGACAAAGCCCATGAAATCAGCCGCATGGCCTCCTACTACGGTCGAGCAACCCTAACAATCCTCGCCGCTTCCGCCTCTAGAGCCGTGGATGGTTTCCTGCAAAACCGGCAACCAGCAACTGACTTCGACATGGCACCCACCTACGCTCAGTTGATCGTATCTGATAACACCAAGACCAATGATGACACTCCCGATAAAGTCCACAagatcctcctcgccaaacagtcccccaaccccactATAGAACCAATAACAACCCGCGGCTGGACCCTCCAAGAATCCCTCCTATCCCGCCGCATCCTCATCTACGGTGTCAACCAACTGTACTGGTCCTGCCTCAATTCCTTCGCCGGCTGCGGTGGCAAAACCACCAACTTAACCAACCGAACCATCCCCGGTATGGAGTCCCTCGTTCCCGGAGTATACCCCATAGGCAGTCTGATCGACCAGCCTGTTTACCTGCAGTGGAACTCCATCGTCAAGACTTATACCCAACGCTTTCTATCACAACCAGGTGACAAACTATGGGCTATCTCCGCGCTTGCTAGCCACATTGTCCAAGTTAGTGCTCACAGGGGAGAAAAGCCCATTTATGCGGCTGGGCTATTGGTCGATGAAGCAAATCCGGGGACGTGGTTGCAGCAGTTGTTGTGGTATCCTGACTCGATCGAGGGAAGAGATAACAAGAGACCACCTGGCGGTAGATACAGAGCACCGAGTTGGTCGTGGGCAAGTCTTGATGGCGTGGTGAAGGTGCCTAGCTGGCGGCATGAAATGGAGGAGTATGCCGCTGTGGAAGAATGGGGGGTTGAACCAGCTGTGAAAGGGGCGATGTATGGAGGACTGAGTGGGGGGTATATCTTTTTGAGGGCGGTGACGCAACCGATTTGTCGCATTGCGGGGAGGTGTGGTGACGTTGTGTGGGCTGAGAGGTTACAGACTGAAGGTACTGGAGATGATGACTTTGACTGGACATACTCTCGAAAGGGGGGTAATCTTGAAGGAGCTGCAGACAGTTgggtcttggtgttgttggcggaTTCCGGCGAGTGCAGAAGCGTGATTGAGATAGGGCTTCAGGATCCTGGGGTTGGAGCGAGAATATTGCTTGTTGGCTTGTCATCTTTGTCAACGGGACAACTTGTGGGGGTCAGAGGAATAATAGTCGAGCAGACtgtagatgatgatgagttgaGGTTCTGTAAGCGACGTGGGAGTTTCCGACTGAAAATGGGGAAGCTTGCAAATGGGGGCCAAGATTTGGCAGCCAAGTTCTTCAAGAAGGGAACAAAGCAAACTCTGAGGATTCTGTAA
- the POL5 gene encoding DNA-directed DNA polymerase (EggNog:ENOG503NV4D; COG:K; BUSCO:EOG09260M44), whose product MGSKRKRTPKEAQNDTAAAQQPIQKRSKKDDTTTTTTEPPAPVSNGSTSTKSKTPKVTLFVEHPTGEDRKREAELYDQLGREDESDRIKAASSIISSLLSGNGVDEPVLRRHLEKRLFRGLASGRNASRLGFSLVLTEILGQLYGKENLAEKKYTGLSFEEVKKILVKSTTPFGNLAGQEERNHWFGQLFGVECFVRSGVLFQDQKKWGEILGLLLGLSMKKSWLKTQCGYVIVQAVAQMGKKMAEETLARLAEEGFAKTPEGVGIWIMALDRFPDMKVPAQPWRNPLAGSSLAALPAALKDSGREQTGDEGAKKPKAGNWTAQLHFVWDLILAHFAKAGQKSENEASEQFEQFWSRVVDEGFFSKNSSDSQKFSGFMIFQKMLEGAPSCEFIVKTLFSKNLMACLMNQAAKEDRYLHRAAIKALKALEAAAHHNPNWLPTILKGLFGKHGAYNFDQRTNTKTIDKLLQNTTSDTIKPVLKVLQLKDPSKSGLDLEQYYQALGNYLLRLSSALSEEQYAKESNKRGVAQKAIKVLAELAYSNNAVPEKVRETLRTRATSAFAKLTSRSDAFGDLCDAILSIETEVDPEDELALTVLPRAFERLKDLLDHDKTTEETKGPRQALALLFAVGILQFYNQDPDVMDLFDELEECYEKLVGESDEEEGGISEFLVEVLLAMVARPSALMKQVSRQVFEAFTPLMSAEAIKLLTDPLAADESAKGQQALFSTEDEDMMDAEAGSDDESEIEDDAALDSDVEMANLEDAGSDEGDSDSEDNSGSDDEDDEAEKENQETLDALDKELSAALGTHRLDQDADAASDDGSDMTDSEMLAVDEKLAEIFRHRAKATSKKKENKDAKETVINFKHRVLDMLGIFVKKESTQANPLVFEAVLPLLNLIRTTTAKPLANKAHEAVQNLSKGIKKARSEGKTPAIEGDEHYEMLGKLHEEAARDPSHAFTKAVSTCCLTVASLMCNDDDAESDDMAKVFNLYAETQLKWFRGEVKIQASFFSDWLNWCQAHASAAASAAATKKKEEK is encoded by the exons ATGGgcagcaaaagaaaaagaacgCCCAAAGAGGCGCAAAACGACACCGCCGCTGCTCAGCAACCAATCCAGAAGCGCTCCAAGAAGGATGACaccacgacaacaacaacagaaccACCAGCTCCCGTAAGCAACGGctcgacatcaacaaaaTCAAAAACCCCCAAGGTCACCCTCTTCGTCGAGCACCCCACGGGCGAAGACCGCAAACGCGAAGCGGAGCTCTACGACCAACTCGGCCGCGAAGACGAATCCGATCGCATCAAAGCCGCCAGttccatcatctccagcCTCCTCTCTGGGAATGGCGTCGACGAGCCCGTTCTCCGTCGGCACCTCGAGAAGCGTCTCTTTCGCGGGTTGGCGAGCGGGAGGAATGCTTCCCGTTTGGGATTCAGTCTGGTGTTGACAGAGATTTTGGGGCAGTTATACGGGAAGGAAAATCTAGCGGAGAAGAAATACACTGGGCTGAGctttgaggaggtgaagaagattcTCGTCAAGAGCACCACACCCTTTGGGAACCTGGCTGggcaagaagagaggaaCCACTGGTTTGGACAGCTGTTTGGCGTGGAGTGTTTTGTTCGGAGTGGGGTTTTGTTTCAGGACCAAAAGAAGTGGGGGGAgattttggggttgttgcttgggttgtcgatgaagaagagttGGTTGAAGACGCAGTGCGGGTATGTGATTGTGCAAGCGGTGGCGCAGAtggggaagaagatggcggaggagacgcTTGCGAGGTTGGCCGAGGAAGGGTTTGCGAAAACGCccgagggggtggggatTTGGATTATGGCGTTGGATAGGTTTCCTGATATGAAGGTTCCAGCGCAGCCGTGGAGGAATCCGCTGGCGGGGAGCTCGTTGGCTGCGCTGCCGGCTGCGTTGAAGGATAGTGGACGGGAGCAGACTGGTGATGAAGGAGCgaagaagccaaaggcgGGTAATTGGACGGCGCAGTTGCACTTTGTGTGGGATTTGATACTGGCGCATTTTGCAAAGGCCGGGCAGAAGTCGGAGAATGAGGCTTCGGAGCAATTTGAGCAGTTCTGGAGTCGGGTTGTTGACG agggcttcttctccaagaaCTCTTCAGACAGCCAGAAGTTTTCAGGCTTCATGATCTTCCAGAAGATGCTCGAAGGCGCGCCGAGTTGCGAGTTCATTGTCAAGACATTGTTCAGCAAGAACTTGATGGCATGCTTGATGAACCAGGCTGCCAAAGAGGATCGGTACTTGCATCGGGCGGCTATCAAAGCGCTCAAGGCCCTTGAGGCCGCTGCTCATCACAACCCGAACTGGCTGCCAACAATTCTCAAGGGACTGTTCGGGAAGCATGGTGCGTACAACTTTGACCAGCGAACAAACACCAAGACGATCGATAAGCTACTCCAGAACACCACTTCCGATACTATCAAGCCTGTTCTCAAGGTCTTGCAGCTCAAGGACCCATCCAAGAGTGGTCTAGACCTCGAACAGTATTACCAGGCCCTTGGCAACTATCTCCTCAGACTTTCCAGCGCGTTGTCAGAGGAACAGTATGCGAAGGAATCGAACAAGAGAGGCGTTGCCCAGAAGGCTATCAAGGTTCTCGCTGAGCTTGCGTACTCTAATAACGCTGTTCCTGAGAAGGTCCGCGAAACACTGCGGACAAGGGCAACATCTGCGTTTGCCAAGCTCACCAGCAGGTCAGATGCCTTTGGTGATCTTTGTGATGCCATTTTGTCCATTGAGACTGAGGTAGATCCCGAGGACGAGCTTGCCCTCACTGTCCTCCCCCGTGCCTTTGAGAGGCTAAAAGACTTGCTTGATCACGACAAGACCACAGAGGAAACCAAAGGTCCTCGACAAGCGTTGGCTTTGCTATTTGCTGTTGGCATTCTTCAGTTCTACAACCAGGATCCTGATGTCATGGATTTGTTTGATGAACTTGAGGAGTGCTATGAGAAGCTTGTTGGCGAgagcgacgaggaagagggtggtaTCTCAGAGTTCCTTGTCGAGGTCCTGCTTGCCATGGTTGCTCGGCCTTCAGCACTAATGAAGCAGGTGTCCCGGCAGGTATTCGAGGCATTCACCCCTCTCATGTCAGCAGAAGCCATCAAGCTGTTGACTGATCCCCTGGCTGCTGATGAAAGCGCCAAGGGCCAGCAAGCACTTTTCAGCACCGAAGACGAAGACATGATGGATGCCGAAGCCGGAAGCGACGATGAGAGCGAAATCGAAGATGACGCAGCCCTCGACTCAGACGTCGAGATGGCCAACCTCGAAGACGCCGGTTCCGATGAAGGTGACTCCGACAGCGAGGACAACTCGGgctccgacgacgaggacgacgaagcCGAAAAGGAAAACCAAGAAAccctcgacgccctcgacaAGGAACTCTCCGCAGCCCTCGGCACCCACCGCCTAGACCAGGACGCCGACGCAGCCTCGGACGACGGCTCAGACATGACCGACTCGGAAATGCTAGCCGTCGACGAGAAACTCGCCGAGATCTTCAGACACCGCGCCAAAGCcaccagcaagaagaaggagaacaaggacgCCAAGGAGACCGTCATCAACTTCAAGCACCGCGTTCTCGACATGTTGGGTATCTTTGTCAAGAAGGAATCCACCCAGGCGAACCCCCTCGTCTTCGAGGCTGTCCTCCCCTTGctcaacctcatccgcaCGACAACCGCCAAGCCGCTCGCCAACAAGGCACACGAGGCGGTTCAGAACCTGTCAAAGGGcatcaagaaggcgaggTCGGAGGGGAAAACACCTGCTATTGAAGGGGACGAGCACTACGAGATGCTGGGGAAGTTGCACGAGGAGGCGGCCAGGGATCCCTCGCATGCGTTCACCAAGGCTGTGTCGACGTGCTGCTTGACGGTTGCTTCGCTCATGtgcaatgatgatgatgctgagaGCGATGACATGGCCAAGGTATTCAACCTGTATGCCGAGACGCAGCTGAAGTGGTTCCGTGGCGAGGTCAAGATTCAAGCGTCGTTCTTTTCGGACTGGCTCAACTGGTGCCAGGCTCATGCTAGTGCTGCTGCTAGTGCTGCTGctacgaagaagaaggaagagaagtAG